Proteins encoded by one window of Akkermansia muciniphila ATCC BAA-835:
- the purB gene encoding adenylosuccinate lyase — MSVIPNVLAERYASAAMKSIWSAEGRIILEREFWIAVMKAQKDLGLDIPDGVIEAYERVKDQVNLPSIDARERVTRHDVKARIEEFCELAGCEHIHKGMTSRDLTENVEQLQIWKSMQIIRDKAVAVLNRMSALAEQWKHVTIAGRTHNVAAQTTTMGKRVAMFGEDIVHGLGAWISLMDRYSVRGLKGAVGTQLDQLSLFGQDAVRVLELEDRVCAHLGIPAKWMNVGQVYPRSLDFSVVSGLVELTSGCSSFAKTLRLMAGHELATEGFAKGQTGSSAMPHKMNARSCERVNGFHVILKGFLMMISGLAGDQWNEGDVSCSVVRRVVMPDSFYAADGLFETFLTVLNQMGVYEAVVAAELRRYLPFLMTTTILMEAVKRGIGRETAHEVIKEHAVAVSNDLRAGKIMENNLLDRLAEDGRLGIDRADLQRIFDSNSSATGMADAQVEAFRSMVKEVTDRFPDGAGYQPGDIL; from the coding sequence ATGAGCGTGATTCCCAATGTCCTGGCTGAAAGGTACGCCTCCGCCGCCATGAAATCCATCTGGTCCGCAGAGGGCCGCATCATTCTGGAACGCGAATTCTGGATTGCCGTGATGAAAGCCCAGAAGGATCTGGGGCTGGATATTCCGGACGGGGTGATTGAGGCCTATGAACGGGTGAAAGACCAGGTGAACCTTCCCTCCATTGACGCACGCGAACGCGTGACGCGCCACGATGTGAAGGCGCGCATAGAAGAATTTTGCGAGCTGGCCGGATGCGAGCATATCCATAAGGGAATGACCTCCCGGGACCTGACGGAAAATGTGGAACAGCTCCAGATTTGGAAGTCCATGCAAATCATCCGGGACAAGGCCGTGGCCGTGTTGAACCGCATGAGCGCCCTGGCTGAACAGTGGAAGCACGTGACCATTGCCGGACGCACGCACAATGTAGCCGCGCAGACCACAACCATGGGCAAGCGTGTCGCCATGTTCGGGGAAGACATCGTGCACGGCCTGGGGGCCTGGATTTCCCTCATGGACCGTTACAGCGTGCGTGGACTGAAGGGCGCCGTTGGAACCCAGCTTGACCAGCTTTCCCTCTTCGGGCAGGATGCCGTCCGCGTGCTGGAACTGGAAGACCGCGTGTGCGCCCACCTGGGCATCCCTGCCAAGTGGATGAATGTGGGGCAGGTATATCCGCGTTCTCTGGACTTTTCCGTGGTTTCCGGGCTGGTGGAACTCACCTCCGGCTGCTCCTCCTTCGCCAAGACCCTGCGCCTGATGGCCGGCCATGAACTGGCCACGGAGGGGTTCGCCAAGGGGCAGACTGGCTCCAGCGCCATGCCGCACAAGATGAACGCCCGCTCCTGCGAGCGCGTCAACGGCTTCCACGTCATTTTGAAAGGCTTCCTGATGATGATTTCCGGGCTGGCCGGGGATCAGTGGAATGAAGGGGACGTTTCCTGCTCCGTGGTGCGCCGCGTAGTCATGCCTGATTCCTTTTACGCTGCGGACGGCCTGTTTGAAACCTTCCTGACCGTGTTGAACCAGATGGGCGTGTATGAGGCCGTGGTGGCTGCGGAATTGCGCCGCTACCTGCCTTTCCTGATGACAACCACCATACTGATGGAGGCCGTCAAGCGCGGCATTGGCCGGGAGACCGCCCATGAGGTGATCAAGGAACATGCCGTGGCTGTCTCCAATGACCTGCGCGCCGGGAAAATCATGGAAAACAATTTGCTGGACCGCCTGGCGGAAGACGGGCGCCTGGGAATAGACCGGGCGGACCTTCAGCGCATTTTTGATTCCAATTCCTCCGCTACGGGCATGGCTGACGCCCAGGTGGAAGCATTCCGCTCCATGGTGAAGGAAGTGACGGACAGGTTTCCGGACGGGGCGGGCTACCAGCCCGGGGATATCCTGTAA
- a CDS encoding efflux RND transporter periplasmic adaptor subunit: MSEAPQKKGTSWSIGIGLGIVALLIGTAIVTEPSVSFSSSGNRGCAPAGTETPLRLQTNTLSISAPGIVKASYLTMLSPSVSGKVDKVHPLFNVGEIVLKGTPLMELEKFEYRARLANAQAELEQARLDVSTEQAEALKAIKKTYSSVSKSGKESELVLRVPQRRAVNARLNAAEAYVAEAEQALRDTVLEAPYTCQVVECSVGAGARVVAGQPVGKVIPLQERMIRIPVPLEEFSALPRDEQGKVNTALTASCVLNNGKRLQWLGRVTAVDAALDSKSNSAVLIASLEPNASHVSEWQVAPVNMALQVAINVQVPVSAWIPASAVRDGSSIQVKTPSGMQERKVQVVALKDGRALVTVPEFQAGDALIL; the protein is encoded by the coding sequence ATGAGCGAGGCCCCTCAAAAAAAGGGAACGTCCTGGTCCATAGGCATCGGCCTGGGGATTGTGGCGCTTCTGATAGGCACGGCTATTGTAACGGAGCCGTCCGTCTCTTTTTCCTCTTCCGGAAACAGGGGCTGCGCGCCCGCAGGAACGGAGACACCCCTCCGGCTGCAGACGAACACTCTTTCCATTTCCGCGCCCGGCATCGTAAAGGCCTCCTACCTGACGATGCTTTCTCCCAGCGTTTCCGGAAAGGTGGACAAAGTGCATCCCCTGTTTAATGTGGGGGAAATTGTCCTGAAGGGAACCCCCCTGATGGAATTGGAAAAATTTGAATACCGCGCCCGACTGGCGAACGCTCAGGCGGAACTGGAACAGGCCCGCCTGGATGTTTCTACGGAGCAGGCGGAAGCCCTGAAAGCCATCAAAAAGACATACAGCTCCGTCTCCAAAAGCGGAAAGGAATCCGAACTGGTGCTCCGGGTTCCGCAGCGCAGAGCCGTAAACGCCAGGCTGAACGCCGCGGAGGCGTATGTGGCGGAAGCAGAACAGGCCCTCCGGGATACGGTGCTGGAAGCTCCCTATACCTGCCAGGTGGTGGAATGCTCTGTGGGAGCCGGTGCCCGCGTGGTCGCCGGGCAGCCGGTGGGGAAAGTAATTCCTCTTCAGGAGCGGATGATACGGATTCCCGTTCCGCTGGAAGAATTTTCCGCATTGCCCAGGGATGAGCAGGGCAAGGTGAATACGGCTCTGACCGCCTCTTGCGTGCTGAATAATGGAAAACGGCTGCAGTGGTTGGGCCGCGTTACGGCGGTGGATGCGGCGCTGGATTCCAAAAGCAATTCCGCCGTGTTGATTGCCTCCCTGGAGCCGAATGCCTCCCATGTTTCCGAGTGGCAAGTGGCTCCCGTCAACATGGCTCTTCAAGTAGCCATCAATGTTCAAGTTCCCGTTTCCGCGTGGATTCCCGCTTCCGCCGTCAGGGACGGCAGCTCCATCCAGGTAAAAACGCCGTCAGGAATGCAGGAACGCAAGGTGCAGGTAGTGGCGTTAAAAGACGGCAGAGCCCTGGTGACCGTTCCGGAATTCCAGGCAGGGGACGCTCTGATTCTTTAA
- a CDS encoding tetratricopeptide repeat protein has protein sequence MMTPLPLGITLALSLTCGSMPLLAQGSYMPGPMPATAGTKQDPTDMYLEALRLVTQAAGLVEKRDYIGAIRLTQQAEDKFGRLAKSYPQWRPNLLQTRRQLNRENLDQWQKLAQQQAAASSSSGLELERPASVPKRPRPKPNIALPPGYKGVEFPTRPGESLINTIPSPSVSPGAAPEVVESNYERIRRLLDKTTMENNALIQALKRTRREQEEILAKLAVASAGESVYRDELLKVKKQMEDERKTSNKLIQTLTRRVEELEQNVTSLSQDKARYLAQIADLQLQLKEYQDKLDKVTDEKNALQKDRDQLAALVELNSPDKTKNLLDRNLTLAAQLKDAQDKIAALETAKSDSEEQRKANLKALEEAREESADLKQKLIAIRDENIGYRKRITELNTKLINADVELSKLEANPEKSPLLLEENQLLRSTIAKQLRILSVQDQSRSLLISTYKRLHQENPDTAEIASLMDNEEAIKLTPAEKQIVNAIARDNNINVPLTDQQKEKINKLAQALSAERGKAAQLARDLELARSQMKTKADKSARNDKKQAEALARAQKALEQKNIQVEELTRQMEELKSRSAEQARLAAISAGTITPDQEKALNRSMEATVRRKLEAEALGQGAAEAFAKKRYAAAEQLYRTLLDFQPAHVPALVNLGTILLQRNKAEEAIKFLKKATELDASSSPAWFMMGVAQYRAGEDHHAIASLTETVRLDPANAPALLYLGNLETSAGNYEKAVAHFENALKIQPESPDAHFNLAWTYSRLGRTAQARKSYDAAIRCGGLPDSDLELAITGTTTLPRKKQAADQNPASAAKEDGPQLAAAISDPSAIPHDANEVPAHVAEDPNAQEKPSAGPKQVVVSHRPETEPISLAAQMRETAPAAASAQPPAEAATAATETPKPEKQEPPRRKSRFRIGS, from the coding sequence ATGATGACTCCTCTCCCCCTTGGCATTACCCTTGCTTTGTCCCTGACCTGCGGCTCCATGCCCCTTCTGGCCCAGGGGTCGTATATGCCCGGCCCCATGCCCGCCACCGCCGGGACAAAGCAGGATCCAACGGACATGTACCTGGAGGCGTTGAGGCTGGTGACCCAAGCCGCAGGACTGGTGGAAAAACGGGATTATATAGGAGCCATCCGCCTGACACAGCAGGCGGAAGACAAGTTCGGACGCCTGGCTAAGTCTTATCCCCAATGGCGCCCCAACCTGCTGCAAACGCGCCGCCAGCTCAACAGGGAAAATCTGGACCAGTGGCAGAAGCTGGCCCAGCAGCAGGCCGCCGCCTCTTCTTCATCCGGCCTGGAGCTGGAACGCCCGGCCTCCGTGCCGAAGCGCCCCAGGCCAAAACCCAACATAGCCCTCCCTCCCGGCTACAAGGGCGTGGAATTCCCTACCCGTCCCGGAGAATCCCTGATCAATACCATCCCGTCCCCTTCCGTTTCTCCCGGGGCGGCTCCGGAAGTGGTGGAGAGCAATTACGAACGCATCCGCAGACTGCTGGATAAAACCACCATGGAGAACAATGCTCTGATCCAGGCTCTCAAGCGCACCCGCCGGGAGCAGGAGGAGATTCTGGCAAAACTGGCCGTGGCATCCGCCGGAGAATCCGTTTACCGAGATGAATTGCTCAAGGTCAAAAAGCAGATGGAGGATGAAAGAAAGACCAGCAACAAGCTTATTCAGACTCTCACCAGGAGAGTGGAGGAACTGGAACAAAATGTCACCTCCCTCAGCCAGGACAAAGCCCGTTATCTGGCGCAGATCGCCGATCTTCAGCTGCAGCTCAAGGAGTACCAGGACAAGCTGGACAAAGTGACGGATGAGAAAAACGCCCTTCAGAAAGACCGGGACCAATTGGCGGCCCTGGTGGAGCTCAACAGCCCGGACAAAACAAAAAACCTGTTGGACCGCAACCTGACGCTGGCGGCCCAGCTCAAGGATGCCCAGGACAAAATCGCCGCTCTGGAAACAGCCAAATCCGATTCCGAAGAACAGCGGAAAGCCAACCTGAAAGCGTTGGAAGAGGCGCGTGAGGAATCCGCAGACCTGAAACAGAAACTGATTGCCATCCGGGATGAAAACATCGGCTACCGCAAACGCATCACAGAGTTGAATACCAAGCTCATCAATGCGGATGTGGAACTGTCCAAGCTGGAGGCCAATCCGGAAAAAAGCCCGCTTCTTCTGGAAGAAAACCAGCTGCTGCGCTCCACCATCGCCAAGCAGCTCCGCATACTTTCCGTGCAGGACCAGAGCCGCTCCCTGCTCATCAGCACTTATAAGCGGCTGCATCAGGAAAATCCGGACACGGCGGAAATAGCCTCCCTGATGGACAATGAAGAAGCCATCAAGCTCACTCCTGCGGAAAAACAAATTGTCAACGCCATTGCCAGGGATAACAATATCAATGTTCCCCTGACGGATCAGCAGAAGGAAAAAATCAACAAGCTGGCACAGGCCCTCTCTGCGGAACGCGGCAAGGCCGCCCAGCTTGCTCGGGATTTGGAACTGGCGCGCAGCCAGATGAAGACCAAAGCGGACAAATCCGCCAGAAACGACAAGAAACAGGCGGAAGCCCTGGCGCGGGCCCAGAAGGCCCTGGAACAGAAAAACATTCAGGTGGAGGAACTCACCCGGCAGATGGAAGAACTGAAAAGCCGTTCCGCCGAACAGGCCCGCCTGGCCGCCATCTCCGCCGGAACCATTACTCCGGACCAGGAAAAAGCGCTGAACCGGAGCATGGAAGCCACGGTACGCCGGAAGCTGGAGGCGGAAGCCCTGGGGCAAGGCGCCGCAGAAGCCTTCGCCAAAAAACGCTATGCCGCCGCAGAACAGCTGTACCGGACTTTGCTGGACTTCCAGCCGGCTCACGTTCCGGCCCTGGTCAATCTGGGGACCATTCTGCTTCAGCGCAACAAGGCGGAGGAAGCCATCAAATTTCTGAAAAAAGCCACGGAACTGGACGCCTCCTCCTCCCCCGCATGGTTCATGATGGGGGTGGCCCAATACCGCGCCGGGGAAGACCACCACGCCATCGCCTCCCTGACGGAAACGGTCAGGCTGGATCCGGCCAACGCTCCCGCCCTGCTTTACCTGGGCAACCTGGAAACCAGCGCCGGGAACTATGAAAAAGCGGTGGCCCACTTTGAAAACGCCCTGAAAATCCAGCCGGAATCACCGGACGCGCACTTCAACCTGGCCTGGACCTATTCCCGGCTGGGCCGCACGGCGCAGGCACGCAAAAGCTATGATGCAGCCATCCGCTGCGGAGGCTTGCCGGATTCCGACCTGGAGCTTGCCATTACCGGAACCACCACCCTTCCCCGCAAAAAACAGGCTGCGGACCAGAATCCCGCCTCCGCCGCAAAAGAGGACGGCCCCCAGCTGGCCGCGGCAATAAGCGATCCGTCTGCCATTCCCCACGACGCCAATGAAGTGCCTGCTCATGTGGCGGAGGATCCGAATGCGCAGGA
- the polA gene encoding DNA polymerase I yields the protein MTDSPSKRLFILDGMALAYRAHFAFFSNPIRNSKGVNTSAVYGFANTLLGILEHERPTHIAACFDTSAPTARHKLYPAYKANRESMPEELSDQMPLIFRLLEAMNIPILRYEGYEADDTIGTLARIADGTEGFQTYMVSQDKDLGQLISSTCFLWKPGKRGNDHEVIDLAKLKEQWGIERADQVVDILALMGDSSDNIPGLPGVGEKTAKLLIGEFGSVENLLSNTDKLKGKRKQIVEENGAMATLSKQLATIDRNVPLTVTLPELVKREPSPEELQALLQELEFRSMQAKLFGKKAPEPRKAPLPADDLFAPAPRTEQPLSAEPSAPVSGARQNGSGQMDLFEERHLKTVDDFRHEYIIADTPEARSSMAAELEKYDSWCFDTETTGLNPLMDNLLGVSFCAEPHKAWYMPVSGPADLEAVRPLLEGPAEKIGHHLKFDLEVLRANGIHVKGPFFDTLLAHALIAPGMKHGMDVLAENLLQYSTIKLKDIAAPGAKKRELDTSGVPVEVMGKYSAEDADITLQLSAVLKRQVKESGMEKLFRTVELPLLPVLADMEFSGIRVLPESLEKASVKVGAIIDGLRERIEEAAGHPLNLNSPKQLGDFLFGELELVKKPKKTKTGQFVTDEDTLSALAPQHPIIADILAYRENMKLKSTYLDALPKYICPRDGRIHTQFHQMLTATGRLASQDPNLQNIPVRTEQGRLIRTAFVPASEKYTMLSADYSQIELRIMAALSGDPAMCGAFREGRDIHTETAARVYGIPRDQVDAVMRRAAKTVNFGIIYGISAFGLSQRLGCPRGEAATLIENYFTQFPVVKSFMEDLVHKAEQAGYAETLLGRRRMIPEINSANKTIKSAAERTAINTPIQGTAADMIKIAMIHVDKLLKGTRSRLILQIHDELLVDLHRDELDLIPKIEEAMVSALPLPNGVPILVEARTGGNWLEAH from the coding sequence ATGACTGATTCCCCTTCCAAGCGCCTTTTTATTCTGGATGGAATGGCCCTGGCTTACAGAGCCCACTTCGCCTTTTTCTCCAATCCTATCCGCAATTCCAAGGGAGTCAATACTTCCGCCGTGTACGGCTTCGCCAATACGCTGCTGGGCATTCTGGAGCACGAACGCCCCACGCACATCGCGGCCTGTTTCGACACTTCCGCTCCCACGGCGCGCCATAAGCTTTACCCTGCCTATAAAGCCAACCGGGAATCCATGCCGGAAGAGTTGAGCGACCAAATGCCCCTGATTTTCAGATTGCTGGAGGCCATGAATATTCCCATTCTGCGCTATGAGGGCTATGAGGCGGACGATACGATAGGCACGCTGGCACGCATCGCGGACGGTACGGAGGGATTCCAGACCTACATGGTTTCCCAGGACAAGGACCTGGGCCAGCTTATTTCCTCCACCTGCTTTCTGTGGAAACCCGGCAAAAGGGGCAATGACCACGAAGTGATTGACCTGGCAAAGCTCAAGGAGCAATGGGGCATTGAACGTGCGGACCAGGTAGTTGATATTCTGGCCCTGATGGGCGACAGCTCCGACAATATTCCGGGGCTTCCCGGCGTGGGGGAAAAGACGGCTAAGCTGCTGATCGGAGAGTTCGGCTCCGTGGAAAACCTGCTGTCTAATACGGATAAACTGAAAGGGAAGCGCAAACAGATTGTGGAGGAAAACGGGGCCATGGCAACCCTTTCCAAGCAACTGGCCACCATTGACCGGAACGTTCCCCTGACGGTGACCCTGCCTGAATTGGTTAAAAGAGAACCCAGTCCGGAAGAACTGCAGGCCCTTCTCCAGGAGTTGGAATTCCGGTCCATGCAGGCCAAGCTGTTCGGGAAAAAAGCGCCGGAGCCCAGAAAAGCCCCCCTCCCGGCGGACGATTTGTTTGCTCCCGCCCCCCGGACGGAACAACCTCTGTCGGCGGAACCCTCCGCCCCTGTGTCGGGAGCACGGCAGAACGGTTCGGGACAAATGGATTTATTTGAGGAACGCCATTTGAAAACGGTAGATGATTTCAGGCACGAATATATTATTGCAGATACGCCGGAAGCCCGTTCCTCCATGGCAGCCGAGCTGGAAAAGTATGATTCCTGGTGCTTCGACACGGAAACGACGGGCCTGAACCCCCTCATGGACAACCTGCTGGGCGTCTCCTTTTGCGCTGAACCGCACAAGGCATGGTACATGCCTGTCTCCGGTCCGGCGGATCTGGAAGCGGTCAGGCCGCTCCTGGAAGGCCCCGCAGAGAAGATAGGGCATCACCTGAAATTTGACCTGGAGGTTTTGCGAGCCAACGGCATTCATGTCAAAGGCCCCTTTTTCGATACGTTGCTGGCTCATGCCCTGATCGCTCCAGGCATGAAGCACGGAATGGACGTTCTGGCGGAAAATTTGCTGCAATATTCCACGATTAAACTGAAGGACATTGCCGCTCCGGGAGCAAAAAAACGGGAACTGGACACCAGCGGCGTTCCCGTGGAAGTAATGGGCAAATATTCGGCGGAGGATGCGGATATCACCCTCCAGCTTTCCGCCGTCCTGAAAAGGCAGGTCAAGGAGAGCGGCATGGAAAAACTGTTCCGTACCGTGGAATTGCCCCTGCTTCCCGTGCTGGCGGACATGGAGTTTTCCGGTATCCGCGTGCTTCCGGAATCCCTGGAAAAGGCTTCCGTCAAGGTAGGAGCCATCATTGACGGCCTGCGGGAAAGAATTGAAGAAGCCGCAGGCCATCCCCTGAATCTGAATTCCCCCAAGCAGCTCGGAGATTTCCTGTTCGGAGAACTGGAGCTGGTGAAGAAGCCCAAGAAGACGAAGACGGGCCAGTTCGTGACGGATGAAGACACCCTTTCCGCTCTGGCCCCCCAGCATCCCATTATAGCGGATATCCTGGCCTACCGGGAGAATATGAAGCTGAAGAGCACATATCTGGATGCGCTGCCCAAGTATATCTGCCCGCGGGACGGACGCATCCATACCCAATTCCACCAGATGCTGACCGCAACCGGGAGGCTTGCCTCCCAGGATCCCAATCTTCAAAATATTCCGGTAAGGACGGAACAGGGGCGCCTGATCCGCACCGCCTTTGTCCCCGCCTCAGAGAAATACACCATGCTGTCTGCGGATTATTCCCAGATTGAACTGCGCATCATGGCGGCTCTTTCAGGAGATCCCGCCATGTGCGGAGCATTCAGGGAAGGACGGGACATCCATACGGAAACGGCCGCCCGTGTGTACGGCATTCCCCGCGACCAGGTGGACGCCGTTATGCGCCGTGCGGCCAAAACGGTGAATTTCGGCATTATTTACGGCATTTCCGCCTTCGGTCTCTCCCAGAGGCTGGGCTGCCCCCGCGGAGAAGCCGCCACTTTGATTGAAAACTATTTTACCCAGTTCCCCGTAGTTAAATCCTTCATGGAAGACCTGGTTCACAAAGCGGAACAAGCCGGTTACGCGGAAACGCTATTGGGGCGACGGAGGATGATTCCGGAAATCAATTCCGCCAACAAGACCATTAAATCCGCTGCGGAACGTACTGCCATCAACACCCCCATCCAGGGCACGGCGGCGGATATGATTAAAATAGCCATGATTCATGTGGATAAATTGCTGAAAGGCACCAGATCCCGGCTTATCCTCCAGATTCATGATGAATTGCTGGTGGACCTGCACAGGGATGAGTTGGATCTCATTCCCAAGATAGAGGAAGCCATGGTCAGCGCGCTGCCCCTGCCCAACGGCGTTCCCATTCTGGTGGAAGCCAGGACGGGAGGCAATTGGCTGGAAGCCCATTAA
- the pepT gene encoding peptidase T, translating into MNISVLDRFLKYVSVGSQSDADSATVPSTPGQTELARLLAGELKDMGAQAELDDDSGIVYASIPSNVEGNVPVIGWVAHVDTAPGVSGSGVKPRIVRSYDGGDILLNPEQGMVLSPAVFPELTDYLGQDLVVTDGTTLLGADDKAGVAEIMDMAASFLLNPERPHGEIRIAFTPDEEIGRGTDAFDVARFGADFAYTVDGGALGEIEYENFNAASAVVTVQGSSIHPGSAKGRMLNACLVLMEFQGMLPAFQNPAFTEGYEGFYHLDSLRGDVERAAAEYLIRDHDREAFERKKEFMQECAALLNRKYGEGTVKAEITDSYYNMKEKILPHMHLVEHARRAMEAVGVRPEIVPVRGGTDGAHLSFMGLPCPNLCAGGHNFHGKYEYVPVRSLEKISAILQEIVSGYARYGLEPPPRE; encoded by the coding sequence ATGAACATCTCCGTTTTAGACCGTTTTTTGAAGTATGTCTCCGTGGGCTCTCAGTCGGACGCGGATTCCGCCACCGTGCCATCCACCCCCGGCCAGACGGAGCTGGCCCGGCTGTTGGCCGGGGAATTGAAGGACATGGGAGCGCAGGCGGAACTGGATGATGATTCCGGAATTGTTTACGCCTCCATCCCTTCCAACGTGGAGGGGAATGTTCCCGTCATCGGCTGGGTGGCCCATGTGGATACGGCTCCGGGAGTCTCCGGCAGCGGAGTGAAGCCCCGCATCGTGCGCTCGTACGACGGCGGAGACATCCTGCTCAATCCGGAACAGGGAATGGTGCTTTCCCCCGCCGTTTTTCCCGAACTGACGGATTATTTGGGCCAGGACCTGGTCGTGACGGATGGAACTACCCTGCTTGGCGCGGACGACAAGGCCGGTGTGGCGGAAATCATGGATATGGCAGCCTCCTTCCTGCTGAACCCCGAACGGCCTCACGGCGAGATACGGATCGCCTTCACGCCGGATGAGGAAATAGGACGCGGAACGGATGCCTTTGACGTGGCGCGATTTGGTGCGGATTTCGCCTATACCGTGGACGGAGGCGCCCTGGGGGAAATTGAATACGAAAATTTCAATGCGGCTTCCGCAGTGGTGACGGTGCAGGGCTCTTCCATTCATCCCGGAAGCGCCAAGGGCAGGATGTTGAATGCCTGCCTGGTTCTCATGGAATTCCAGGGAATGCTGCCCGCGTTCCAGAATCCCGCTTTTACGGAAGGGTACGAGGGCTTTTATCATTTGGATTCACTCCGGGGAGATGTGGAACGGGCGGCTGCGGAGTACCTCATCAGGGATCATGACAGGGAGGCCTTTGAGCGCAAGAAGGAATTCATGCAGGAATGTGCGGCCCTGCTGAACCGTAAATACGGGGAGGGGACGGTAAAGGCGGAAATTACGGATTCCTATTACAACATGAAGGAAAAGATACTTCCGCACATGCACCTGGTGGAACATGCCCGCAGGGCCATGGAAGCCGTGGGAGTGAGGCCGGAAATCGTCCCTGTGCGCGGAGGCACGGACGGAGCCCACCTCTCCTTCATGGGGCTGCCGTGCCCCAACCTGTGCGCCGGAGGCCACAACTTCCATGGAAAGTATGAATACGTCCCCGTCCGTTCCCTGGAAAAAATTTCCGCCATCCTTCAGGAAATCGTCTCCGGTTATGCCCGGTACGGCCTGGAGCCGCCGCCAAGGGAATGA
- a CDS encoding YbjN domain-containing protein, producing the protein MENQHLSLLDRVYTVLRKRGEETEWITSADDHNIKTGIAFVPCDTFTPVSLLYTMIERPETLVIDVLFAAKVPENRRVEISIILSELNADQTAGAFQLDPNSGYVYYRQSFVLEGMDLTEAQFAQLMKNIETVAVETAEAYSHIMETEYPK; encoded by the coding sequence ATGGAAAACCAGCATCTCAGCCTTTTGGACCGTGTGTACACCGTTCTCAGAAAGAGAGGGGAAGAAACGGAATGGATTACTTCCGCTGATGACCACAACATTAAGACAGGCATCGCATTCGTCCCCTGTGATACGTTCACCCCGGTGAGCCTCCTGTACACCATGATTGAACGTCCGGAGACGCTGGTCATTGACGTGCTTTTTGCCGCCAAGGTTCCTGAAAACCGCCGTGTGGAAATCAGCATTATCCTCAGCGAACTGAACGCGGACCAGACGGCCGGCGCCTTTCAGCTGGACCCCAACAGCGGGTATGTTTATTACCGTCAGTCCTTCGTTCTGGAAGGCATGGACCTCACGGAAGCCCAGTTTGCCCAGTTGATGAAGAATATTGAAACCGTGGCTGTGGAAACGGCGGAGGCCTATTCTCACATCATGGAGACGGAATATCCCAAATAA